Part of the Bombyx mori chromosome 19, ASM3026992v2 genome is shown below.
gtttagatTTGGGTCCTGGTAGTTCTGATTTAGCTCCACCGTGGTCCTACGCCCCCCGTAATATCGGCCTACCCGACTACTGCTATCAAATACCAGAACGAGGGTATTGTGAAAAAAACATAATCAGGTAATAACTTAACATGCGTAATAATTTGTAAGCTTAACGTTGCTTCTTTATCGTATTAGGGTCGAATCTAGGctgacccctcgaggttataAGAAgaggttggaaaaaaaaaataagatcgaTGACACATTTACTGGTGATATATCAGAGTGAAGACTCAAGAAAAAATGGTAAACATTCCATAATTAgagctattttttattattttatcgcattatttAGTTTCTAACagactaaaatttaaaaaacaggaATCTTATTCAAAATTTTGTCAATTAGCGTTAATACAATCTACTGAACGTTGCAGCCAGTTATTCGATCGAAACTTTCTCCATGAGAAAATTCATAACTGTGAATATAAAATGATTTTGGTACTCATAACATCTAGAGTCTAGAGCGTACTCTcaaaaaagagttttgaagTTTGATCTATGGGTGTGATGAAGATAGCACACTGAAAATACATACGAGAACAAccaattctaaattcaaatgtgatattttgttttttatcaaCGCCAAACTGTGTACTGACAACAGTAATATTAGCTTTAAGCAATTGAAGAACTGTTTAATTCTAGTAGGTTCCAACCTTACCAACCTTCTTCATTTAAACAGGTGGGCGTTTAACCCGTTTCGTAACGAATGCGTGAAGTTCATATACAGCGGCTGCGGCGAAAACCAAAATAACTTTTCAGAGAAACTTCGCTGCGAGCAGAGTTGCATGAATCCCCCAATATTTGGTTGTGAAATGGATCCCGAAATCTACGACACCGGATTCCAATCtagaaaatgtaattaaaacgtGCATTTTAAACCAATTTCCGTTGTaagcattttaaataaaaacatttgtcTTCATTGttgtttttacaaataaaatttaaaacacaacTTTTCTCTTAATCCAACCGCGCCCCTATTTAGTGTTATATGAAATATAGACAGGAGTATTTTATGAGTATCCTACTATGCCATCGCCCATGGGTATTTATTGATAATAGAGCGTATTGTATGCCTGCACAGGTTAgtatcaccatcctgcctatttcttttacaatgtatttaaaaatgttaagaGATTTTAAAGAGATATAAAAGATTATTTGAGGgattatagatacaaatacaacATTTTTCAAACTTAACAAGCGTTTCATTAATCTGATAGGTATCTCAGATAGGTTCGTCATTTAAAAGAGGCCGTTGAAAGGAGCGCATACGCTTAAAATGAACAATAGCTGCAATAATCACATTTATGACCCGTTGACAACTTGATGCTGAACACAAAGCTGCCTTATCTCACTTCATTTAATTCCATTTCTTTACATACcacaatacatttattttatttatgcaaaGTACCTACTTTTCTTATACGGAACGTAATATTACTAAACAACACATATGGCTTCTGGCTGTGTGACTAAAATTAGGCTTTATGGGATACATTCCCTTTAACTGTGTGATAGACGAAtcgttgtaggtacttattaactccatggacGAATCAATAACGAGTTCAAGTGACAGTACGCGGACACTGGACAGTGACCGATGTTTGCCAAAATTCcaagaaataaaactaaattttatcttggataccattaaattttcttttccaACGTCAGTCGGTAATACTGAGTAACACAATTCGCAAGTGTCGTTAAAATTT
Proteins encoded:
- the LOC110384889 gene encoding kunitz-type protease inhibitor 2 yields the protein MLTGNLPKKYIKDPLNRNVVYGWGGWTPSPVVQKQWAEWLDNYKKTLNSTKGKEDVYDPEAGGSSLWKDLGPGSSDLAPPWSYAPRNIGLPDYCYQIPERGYCEKNIIRWAFNPFRNECVKFIYSGCGENQNNFSEKLRCEQSCMNPPIFGCEMDPEIYDTGFQSRKCN